In one Corallococcus sp. EGB genomic region, the following are encoded:
- a CDS encoding NADAR family protein: MGTTTTPRFTFFWREDSVFSQWHPCVFVVEDVRYTCAEQYMMAGKARLFGDARVLEQLLRAATPKQHKALGRKVTPFDAALWERERERIVYEGNHAKFTQHPHLLEALLATRGTQLVEASPTDRIWGVGLSAEDPRIQDPASWRGLNLLGKVLTRLREDLLAQGRAPL; this comes from the coding sequence ATGGGCACGACGACGACGCCGAGGTTCACGTTCTTCTGGAGGGAGGACTCCGTCTTCTCGCAGTGGCACCCGTGCGTGTTCGTCGTGGAGGACGTGCGCTACACCTGCGCGGAGCAGTACATGATGGCGGGCAAGGCGCGCCTCTTTGGTGACGCGCGCGTGCTGGAGCAGCTGCTGCGCGCCGCCACGCCCAAGCAGCACAAGGCGCTGGGCCGCAAGGTGACGCCGTTCGACGCGGCCCTCTGGGAGCGTGAGCGCGAGCGCATCGTCTACGAGGGCAACCACGCGAAGTTCACCCAGCACCCGCACCTGTTGGAGGCGCTGCTCGCCACCCGGGGGACCCAGCTGGTGGAGGCCAGCCCGACGGATCGCATCTGGGGCGTGGGGCTGTCCGCGGAGGACCCTCGCATCCAGGACCCCGCCTCGTGGCGGGGGTTGAACCTGCTGGGCAAGGTGCTGACGCGCCTGCGCGAGGACCTCCTCGCGCAGGGGCGGGCACCGCTCTAG
- a CDS encoding NigD-like C-terminal domain-containing protein — protein MRQLVWSGIVCGMLLGCAGSNAARKDEAQEPAPTAEQEAPPTSVTPPGRPSRSPAAEAENPEPAIVMPLEVTETPAPRDPLSIESQSVKGSVLTLHVRHGGGCKEHRYGLAWDGRFTQTAEGEPRAELTVLHDANNDRCKALVYKELAFDLSTLKQEWSEKGRGDHATLHLDFNGAPDQSARFKF, from the coding sequence ATGCGACAGCTCGTGTGGAGTGGAATCGTCTGCGGAATGCTGCTCGGGTGCGCTGGGTCGAACGCCGCGCGCAAGGACGAGGCCCAGGAGCCGGCCCCCACGGCCGAGCAGGAGGCGCCGCCCACCTCCGTGACGCCCCCCGGGCGGCCGTCGCGGTCCCCCGCGGCGGAGGCGGAGAACCCGGAGCCCGCCATCGTCATGCCCCTGGAGGTGACGGAGACGCCCGCCCCCCGCGACCCGCTCTCCATCGAATCGCAGAGCGTGAAGGGCAGCGTGCTGACCCTCCACGTCCGCCACGGCGGCGGCTGCAAGGAGCACCGCTACGGGCTCGCCTGGGACGGGCGCTTCACCCAGACGGCGGAGGGCGAGCCGCGCGCGGAGCTCACCGTGCTGCACGACGCGAACAACGACCGCTGCAAGGCCCTGGTCTACAAGGAGCTGGCGTTCGACCTGTCCACGCTGAAGCAGGAGTGGAGCGAGAAGGGCCGCGGCGACCACGCCACGCTCCACCTGGACTTCAACGGCGCGCCGGACCAGTCCGCCCGCTTCAAGTTCTAG
- a CDS encoding glycosyltransferase family 1 protein, with protein sequence MRRPVSTPGPIAFDATLWDEPTTGIGLYTRCLAEALEAQDIRLVRMGARKSGEHPRGVQKRTPWTLATLPRLLKASPPPVYHALSNFNLPLRRTPGTAYVLTVHDLVPLDLPHAVSTPYRWQFRLWLARSLMLADRLVCISECTRQDLVRRFPQVEPRTVVVHNGVDHVNAPALDAAGEDFLHALNLPKDYVLYAGSLDVRKNVDLVLDAQERLQARGRPFTLVLAGQSWYGSGKVEARIARLRSEGLDVRPLGYQTPAIFYALMRRAALFVFPSRYEGFGLPPLEAMRLGTPTVVSSAGSLPEVCGHAAPAVDPDDAEGLAAVLDRLLRSPEERRALSEAGQRQAAKFTWARAAEGTRAAYDAALRHR encoded by the coding sequence ATGAGGCGGCCCGTGTCGACCCCCGGACCCATCGCCTTCGACGCCACCCTGTGGGACGAACCCACCACCGGCATCGGCCTGTACACCCGCTGCCTCGCCGAGGCGCTCGAGGCCCAGGACATCCGCCTGGTCCGCATGGGCGCGCGCAAGTCCGGAGAACATCCGCGAGGCGTTCAGAAGCGGACGCCGTGGACGCTGGCCACGCTGCCCAGGCTGCTCAAGGCCTCACCGCCGCCCGTCTACCACGCGCTCAGCAACTTCAACCTGCCGCTGCGGCGCACGCCGGGCACCGCCTACGTGCTCACCGTGCACGACCTGGTGCCGTTGGATTTGCCGCATGCCGTCTCCACGCCGTACCGGTGGCAGTTCCGGCTGTGGCTCGCGCGCAGCCTGATGCTCGCGGACCGGCTGGTGTGCATCAGCGAATGCACGCGCCAGGACCTGGTGCGCCGCTTCCCCCAGGTGGAGCCGCGCACCGTGGTGGTGCACAACGGCGTGGACCACGTGAACGCGCCCGCGCTGGACGCGGCCGGCGAGGACTTCCTCCACGCGCTGAACCTGCCGAAGGACTACGTGCTGTACGCGGGCTCGCTCGACGTGCGCAAGAACGTGGACCTGGTGCTGGACGCGCAGGAGCGGCTCCAGGCGCGCGGCCGGCCCTTCACGCTCGTGCTCGCGGGCCAGAGCTGGTACGGCTCCGGGAAGGTGGAGGCGCGCATCGCGCGGCTGCGCTCGGAGGGGCTGGACGTGCGGCCCCTGGGCTACCAGACCCCCGCCATCTTCTACGCGCTGATGCGCCGCGCGGCGCTGTTCGTCTTCCCCTCGCGCTACGAGGGCTTTGGCCTGCCGCCCCTGGAGGCCATGCGCCTGGGGACGCCCACGGTGGTGTCCTCGGCGGGCTCGCTGCCGGAGGTATGCGGCCACGCCGCGCCCGCGGTGGACCCGGACGACGCGGAAGGGCTGGCCGCGGTCCTCGACCGGCTGCTGCGCTCGCCCGAGGAGCGCCGGGCCCTGTCGGAGGCGGGCCAGCGCCAGGCCGCGAAGTTCACCTGGGCCCGCGCCGCGGAAGGGACGCGGGCCGCCTACGATGCGGCGCTGCGCCACCGGTAG